The Nitrospira sp. genome window below encodes:
- the dapB gene encoding 4-hydroxy-tetrahydrodipicolinate reductase encodes MIKVIVAGAAGRMGCRLVSLIRDSTALTLAGALEGKDHPALGMDAGESAGSGRAGLLITEDLSVLMERGEVVIDFSAPEATLEHMRTVAHHRGAIVIGTTGFSAVQLDELRSLAQQIPCVFSPNMSVGINLICKVIGEMARTLGDDYDIEVIEAHHRLKKDAPSGTALKIAEVLARSVGRDLNQVGVYARKGLIGERTKGEIGIQTVRAGDIVGDHTILFGGMGERIEVTHRASSRDTFARGALRAARWVVRQPAGLYDMMDVLNLR; translated from the coding sequence ATGATCAAGGTCATTGTAGCGGGTGCAGCCGGCCGAATGGGCTGTCGACTGGTGTCATTGATCCGAGATTCTACTGCGTTGACCCTGGCTGGTGCCTTAGAAGGGAAAGATCATCCTGCGTTGGGAATGGATGCGGGCGAAAGTGCTGGATCGGGTCGTGCAGGCCTTCTCATCACGGAAGACCTCTCCGTTCTGATGGAGCGAGGGGAAGTTGTGATCGATTTTTCCGCTCCCGAGGCGACGCTTGAGCATATGCGGACGGTGGCTCACCATCGAGGGGCCATAGTCATCGGGACTACCGGCTTTTCGGCTGTTCAACTCGACGAGTTGAGGTCACTGGCCCAGCAGATTCCCTGCGTCTTCTCTCCGAACATGAGTGTCGGAATCAACCTGATCTGCAAAGTCATCGGCGAGATGGCCAGAACACTTGGGGACGATTACGACATTGAGGTCATTGAAGCTCATCACAGACTAAAGAAGGACGCTCCAAGCGGCACGGCCCTCAAAATTGCCGAGGTTCTTGCCCGGTCGGTCGGCCGAGACTTGAACCAGGTCGGAGTCTATGCCCGCAAGGGATTGATCGGTGAGCGAACCAAGGGGGAGATCGGAATACAAACCGTTCGCGCCGGCGATATCGTCGGCGATCACACGATTCTGTTCGGCGGTATGGGAGAACGAATCGAGGTCACCCACCGGGCCAGCAGCCGCGATACGTTCGCCCGTGGAGCCCTACGAGCCGCGCGATGGGTCGTCCGCCAGCCGGCCGGCTTATACGATATGATGGATGTTTTAAATCTTCGTTGA